CCTCGGTCGGACCTGTGGTGGTCAGTTCGTCCAGCCCTTGGCCGTTGACGGTCCAGGCGCGCCGGGCGCCCAGGCGGCCCAGAACCTCGGCCAACGGCTCCAGCAGGGCGGGATCATAGACGCCCATGACCTGATGCGTCGCGCCCGCCGGATTGCACAGCGGTCCCAGCAGGTTGAACACGGTGCGGAAGCCGATCTCGCCGCGCACCGGCCCGACGTGACGCATGGCGCCATGATAGGTCGGTGCGAACAGGAAGGCGACGCCGGCCCGGTCCAGCGCCCGCGCCTGCTGGGCGGGCGTGGCGTCCAGATTGACGCCCAGGGCGGCCAGAACGTCGGACGACCCGGACTTGGAGCTGACGGCGCGGTTGCCGTGCTTGGCGACCTTCAGCCCTGCGCCCGCCAGCACGAAGGCGGCGGCCGTCGAGACATTGTAGGTGTGCTGGCCGTCGCCGCCGGTGCCGCAGGTGTCGATCACCTCGTCGAACGGGTGGTTCAGCGATAGGGCGGCCTCGCGCATGGCGCTGGCGAAGGCGACGATCTCGTCCACCGTCTCGCCGCGGATGCGCAGGGCGGTGACGGCGGCGGCGACCTGGGACGGGGTGGGCTCGCCGCGCAGGCAGGCGGCGAAGAAGGCCTTGGCCTCGTCCAGGGTCAGCACCTGGCCCTCGACCAGCTGGGCCAGCAGGGGCTTTATGGTGTCCATCACACGCTCGCCAGATTCTTCAGGCTGGAATGGCGCTTGACGCCGGCCAGATCCAGGAAGTTGGCGATCATCTCATGGCCGTGTTCGGTGGCGATGGATTCCGGGTGGAACTGGACGCCGTGGATCGGCCGCGTGCGGTGCGACAGGCCCATGATCTCGCCGTCCTCGGTCCAGGCGGTGACCTCCAGCGCGTCGGGCAGGGTCGCGCGGCGCACGGCCAGGGAGTGGTAGCGCGTCGCCGTGAAGGGCGAGGGCAGGCCGCCGAAGACGCCGCGTCCTTCATGCAGGATGGGCGAGGTCTTGCCGTGCATCAGGGTCTTGGCGCGCACCACCTCGCCGCCAAAGGCCTGGCCGATCGACTGATGGCCCAGGCAGACGCCGAGGATGGGCATGGTCTCGGCGGCGGTCTCGATCAGCGACAGGCAGATGCCCGCCTGATCCGGCGCGCAGGGGCCGGGGGACAGCAGAACGGCCTCGGGCTTCAGCGCCCATGCCTCTTCAACGGTCAGGTCGTCGTTGCGGACGACGTGCGTCTGCGCGCCCAGCTCTGCGAGGTAGTGGACGAGATTGTAGGTGAAGCTGTCGTAGTTATCGACGACGAGGATCATGGCGAAGGCTTCTTGAAG
Above is a window of Brevundimonas naejangsanensis DNA encoding:
- the trpD gene encoding anthranilate phosphoribosyltransferase; translated protein: MMDTIKPLLAQLVEGQVLTLDEAKAFFAACLRGEPTPSQVAAAVTALRIRGETVDEIVAFASAMREAALSLNHPFDEVIDTCGTGGDGQHTYNVSTAAAFVLAGAGLKVAKHGNRAVSSKSGSSDVLAALGVNLDATPAQQARALDRAGVAFLFAPTYHGAMRHVGPVRGEIGFRTVFNLLGPLCNPAGATHQVMGVYDPALLEPLAEVLGRLGARRAWTVNGQGLDELTTTGPTEVAEWKDGAVRRFTVTPADAGLPLATLDDLRGGDAEHNAAALTALLAGERDPYRDIVLLNAAAALVVAGRAEDLKSGAELAAAVIDDGRAAAALAELVRVSHAPIEDEDA
- a CDS encoding anthranilate synthase component II, producing MILVVDNYDSFTYNLVHYLAELGAQTHVVRNDDLTVEEAWALKPEAVLLSPGPCAPDQAGICLSLIETAAETMPILGVCLGHQSIGQAFGGEVVRAKTLMHGKTSPILHEGRGVFGGLPSPFTATRYHSLAVRRATLPDALEVTAWTEDGEIMGLSHRTRPIHGVQFHPESIATEHGHEMIANFLDLAGVKRHSSLKNLASV